The region GCATGTCGCCGCTTCATCACGCGGCGTACGGCTGCCACACGGACGCGGTGCGACTCCTGCTCCTGGAAGGCGCAGATCCAAACCAGCTCGACAAAGCCGGGCGCTCTCCACTCTTTTGCGGATGCGagagcgacagcgacgccatcatcatgctTATGTGGGAGAAGGGGGCGAGCACGACGCGGGcaagcggcgacggccagacACTACTCCATCTAGCGGCTTACAGAGGCAACGTCGACGTGATACGGAGACTTATCCGCCTGGACGGCGGTGCTGTTCAACTGAGGGCGCCAGGCCCAGGCGCCGAGGGGCTATCGCTATTGTCGCCTCTCCACATCGCAGCCCGAGAGGGCCACAATGTTGCTGTGAAGGTGTTGGTGGAAGAGGGCTTCCAGGCCGACGCACACGACGGGGACGGTCGAACCCCGCTCTCGCACGCGTCCGAAGGCGGGCATCTCAAGACGGTCCAGGTCCTCCTTGCCAAGAGGCGTCTCGCAGGCGTGCAAAGCAAGGACGCCAAGCGACGTACTGCTCTGAGCTACGCCGCAGCGCAGGGCCACATTGATGTTGTTGCCGCCCTGGTAAGCCAGGGTGGTGCGGATCCCAACACCAAAGACTTTGAAGGGAAGACGGCGCTCATACATGCCGCGCAGCAAGGGCATAGCGATACGGTCGTGGTGCTCATCTTGTTGGCGAGCAACAATTACGCTGTTAGGTCGGCGGTCAAGAGGTCCTTCAACGAGCTGTCCTCGAGGTTCTCGAGCATGCCGCCTGGGAACATCCCCGTGGACGTGAACGTCAGGGATCACCAAGGAAGGTCAGCGGTGTCCTATCTGAAGAAGATTGGGAAGAAGGGAAACAGTGAGGCTTTAGAGGTGGCCCGCTACATCTTGGAGATTGGTGAGAAACCCAAAGCCAAGTCTCCCATGGCGAGCAGTGAGGATGGGTCGAGGATATTTCACGACGATGGTAATGCCGCAGAATCGCGAGAGATTCtcccagccgctgccgaggaagACACAACTCAACAGTCCCAAGTTGTTGACGCACCAGGGCCAGAGGGGGACCAAGTCATGCAGATctggggcggcagcagctgagCTATGCTGCCTCACTGAGAGGCACGTGGTACCCGTGTTTCGACAACAGCCTTGTTGGTGGAGGGGAGTCCTTTCTCAAGTTCTCTCCTCTTCTATCAAATCTTCTTATTGTTTGTACGGACTTGGAGGCGGAGCCAA is a window of Purpureocillium takamizusanense chromosome 10, complete sequence DNA encoding:
- a CDS encoding uncharacterized protein (COG:S~EggNog:ENOG503BCDU) encodes the protein MEGILSRSRSEAEDVGFESNGDEEPFRHEPVRGLPWDWELNDDVDVNAFGLSTSGMNLKKLFTFSQDELEVRDKDGKTPLHHFIENWSEDALIAFVQMIAETETAPDEPPDGARESGSSLDGASYSKKSRAESKALPLIADGLGRTTLDYASERSVLLGSLAFGIAKWSSEQLSNGICIAASCGYAVLVDVLCEMIDETPGVDSSPEAVELGPAVIEASKRGFTDIIRLLRQRGANLRYQDDNGMSPLHHAAYGCHTDAVRLLLLEGADPNQLDKAGRSPLFCGCESDSDAIIMLMWEKGASTTRASGDGQTLLHLAAYRGNVDVIRRLIRLDGGAVQLRAPGPGAEGLSLLSPLHIAAREGHNVAVKVLVEEGFQADAHDGDGRTPLSHASEGGHLKTVQVLLAKRRLAGVQSKDAKRRTALSYAAAQGHIDVVAALVSQGGADPNTKDFEGKTALIHAAQQGHSDTVVVLILLASNNYAVRSAVKRSFNELSSRFSSMPPGNIPVDVNVRDHQGRSAVSYLKKIGKKGNSEALEVARYILEIGEKPKAKSPMASSEDGSRIFHDDGNAAESREILPAAAEEDTTQQSQVVDAPGPEGDQVMQIWGGSS